A part of Corynebacterium mustelae genomic DNA contains:
- the rpsH gene encoding 30S ribosomal protein S8, with protein sequence MTMTDPIADMLSRVRNANHAHHDSVSMPSSKLKANIAEILKSEGYIADYTVEDAKVGKTLTLELKYGPSRERSISGVRRVSKPGLRVYAKSNNLPKVLGGLGVAIISTSQGLLTDRQAYEKGVGGEVLAYVW encoded by the coding sequence ATGACCATGACAGATCCAATTGCGGATATGTTGTCGCGCGTGCGCAATGCAAACCATGCGCACCACGACTCCGTATCCATGCCTTCCTCCAAGCTCAAGGCAAACATTGCCGAGATCTTGAAGTCTGAAGGCTACATTGCTGATTACACCGTTGAAGATGCCAAGGTTGGTAAGACCTTGACTCTTGAACTGAAGTACGGCCCATCCCGCGAGCGCTCCATCTCTGGTGTTCGCCGCGTTTCCAAGCCAGGTCTTCGTGTGTACGCAAAGTCCAACAATTTGCCGAAGGTTCTCGGTGGCCTGGGTGTGGCTATCATCTCCACCTCCCAAGGTTTGCTGACCGACCGTCAGGCTTACGAGAAGGGTGTAGGCGGAGAAGTTCTCGCCTACGTCTGGTAA
- the rplF gene encoding 50S ribosomal protein L6: MSRVGKQPIAVPANVEVKIDGQFVEVKGPKGTLSHTVAEPIKVALEDGQIVVTRPDDNRKNRSLHGLSRSLVNNLVVGVTEGYTIKMEIFGVGYRVQAKGQDLEFSLGYSHPVLIKAPEGITFAVDGNTKLSVSGIDKQKVGQIAAIIRKLRKDDPYKGKGIRYEGEQIRRKVGKTGK, from the coding sequence ATGTCACGTGTTGGTAAGCAGCCTATCGCTGTTCCTGCAAACGTAGAGGTCAAGATTGACGGCCAGTTTGTTGAGGTCAAGGGTCCGAAGGGTACCCTGTCCCACACTGTTGCTGAGCCAATCAAAGTTGCTCTCGAAGACGGCCAGATCGTTGTTACCCGTCCGGATGACAACCGCAAGAACCGTTCTCTGCACGGCCTATCCCGCTCCTTGGTTAACAACCTTGTTGTTGGTGTTACTGAAGGCTACACCATCAAGATGGAAATCTTCGGTGTTGGTTACCGTGTTCAGGCTAAGGGCCAGGACCTGGAGTTCTCCCTCGGCTACTCTCACCCAGTGCTGATCAAGGCACCGGAGGGTATTACTTTCGCCGTGGACGGCAACACCAAGCTGTCCGTCTCCGGTATCGACAAGCAAAAGGTCGGACAGATCGCCGCCATCATCCGTAAGCTCCGTAAGGATGATCCTTACAAGGGCAAGGGTATTCGCTACGAAGGCGAGCAGATCCGTCGCAAGGTCGGAAAGACGGGTAAGTAA
- the rplR gene encoding 50S ribosomal protein L18, with translation MSNNENNNKRTPVGKDISTRRREARARRHNRIRKTLRGTPEAPRLVVHRTSRHMHVQVIDDLAGHTLAAASSMEAAVAGVEGDKKAKAAKVGELIAERAKAAGIEKIIFDRAGYKYHGRVAALADAAREGGLKF, from the coding sequence ATGAGCAACAACGAGAACAACAACAAGCGCACGCCGGTTGGCAAGGACATCTCCACCCGCCGTCGCGAAGCTCGCGCACGTCGCCACAACCGTATCCGCAAGACGCTGCGGGGCACCCCAGAGGCACCACGTCTTGTCGTTCACCGCACCTCCCGCCACATGCACGTCCAGGTTATCGACGACCTCGCTGGTCACACCCTGGCTGCCGCTTCCTCCATGGAAGCAGCTGTTGCTGGCGTCGAAGGTGACAAGAAGGCTAAGGCAGCTAAGGTTGGCGAGCTCATTGCTGAGCGCGCCAAGGCAGCTGGCATCGAAAAGATCATTTTCGACCGTGCTGGCTACAAGTACCACGGCCGTGTTGCCGCACTGGCCGACGCAGCTCGTGAAGGTGGTTTGAAGTTCTAA
- the rpsE gene encoding 30S ribosomal protein S5 produces the protein MSGRERRDGGRSADENKNERRGGRRDDRRNQQQDERSQYIERVVTINRVSKVVKGGRRFSFTALVIVGDGKGMVGVGYGKAKEVPAAIQKGAEEARKNFFRVPMVGGTITHPVQGEAAAGIVMMRPAAAGTGVIAGGAARPVLECAGVQDILCKSLGSDNAINVVHATVAGLKQLVRPEEVAARRGKTLEEVAPARMLRIRAGQEA, from the coding sequence ATGTCCGGACGTGAACGGCGTGACGGCGGACGCTCCGCCGATGAGAACAAGAACGAGCGCCGCGGTGGCCGCCGCGACGATCGTCGTAACCAGCAGCAAGATGAACGCTCCCAGTACATCGAGCGTGTCGTAACCATCAACCGTGTATCCAAGGTTGTTAAGGGTGGTCGTCGGTTCAGCTTCACCGCTCTTGTCATCGTTGGTGACGGTAAAGGCATGGTCGGCGTTGGCTACGGCAAGGCTAAGGAAGTCCCAGCTGCTATCCAGAAGGGTGCTGAAGAGGCTCGCAAGAACTTCTTCCGTGTCCCAATGGTTGGCGGAACCATCACCCACCCAGTTCAGGGTGAAGCAGCAGCCGGCATCGTTATGATGCGTCCAGCTGCCGCTGGTACCGGTGTTATCGCTGGTGGTGCTGCACGTCCAGTGCTTGAGTGCGCAGGCGTTCAGGACATTCTGTGTAAGTCACTTGGCTCCGACAACGCTATCAACGTGGTACACGCTACCGTTGCTGGCTTGAAGCAGTTGGTTCGCCCTGAAGAGGTTGCCGCTCGCCGTGGCAAGACCCTCGAAGAGGTTGCCCCAGCTCGTATGCTGCGCATCCGCGCAGGACAGGAGGCTTAA
- the rpmD gene encoding 50S ribosomal protein L30 has translation MALKITQNKGLVGANPKQRKNIAALGLKRIGHSVVREDTPSTRGMIQVVRHMVSVEEVAGE, from the coding sequence ATGGCCCTCAAAATCACCCAAAACAAGGGACTGGTTGGTGCTAACCCTAAGCAGCGTAAGAACATCGCTGCTCTGGGACTCAAGCGCATCGGCCACTCCGTAGTCCGCGAAGACACACCTTCGACCCGCGGCATGATTCAGGTCGTGCGTCACATGGTTTCTGTCGAAGAAGTGGCAGGGGAGTAA
- the rplO gene encoding 50S ribosomal protein L15 — MSDVIKLHDLRPAKGANKAKTRVGRGEASKGKTAGRGTKGTKARKQVSAAFEGGQMPIHMRLPKLKGFKSRNKVIFQVVNVADLEKAFPNGGDVTVADIVAAGLVRAKQPVKVLGEGELTVKLNVTADKFSKSAQEKIEAAGGSVTTK, encoded by the coding sequence ATGAGTGATGTAATCAAGCTCCACGATTTGCGTCCAGCTAAAGGCGCAAACAAAGCTAAGACCCGCGTAGGTCGCGGTGAAGCTTCCAAGGGTAAGACCGCAGGTCGCGGTACCAAGGGTACCAAGGCTCGTAAGCAAGTCTCGGCTGCTTTCGAGGGTGGTCAAATGCCAATCCACATGCGTCTGCCTAAGCTGAAGGGCTTCAAGAGCCGCAACAAGGTTATCTTCCAGGTAGTCAACGTTGCTGACCTTGAGAAGGCTTTCCCTAACGGTGGCGACGTTACCGTTGCGGACATCGTTGCAGCTGGTCTGGTTCGCGCTAAGCAACCTGTTAAGGTTCTTGGCGAAGGTGAACTGACCGTTAAACTCAACGTCACCGCTGATAAATTCTCCAAGTCCGCACAGGAGAAGATCGAAGCTGCTGGTGGTTCTGTAACCACCAAGTAG
- a CDS encoding formate/nitrite transporter family protein, producing the protein MSLNDTADAMVAKKTQLLEQQFGRYAMRSVLAGVYLTLGTAFSAVMAQRVENLAPGLGGPVFAMFFFIGLATIVLLGAELATGNMMYMVYGLYRKTVAAPVAVKLLVVCTVFNLVGALLVGFALGFAEAFSAVTDSSFVSTLINKKLHKDPMGLFVEGIVANFVVNMGMVGVAVLKDYTAKFFMLMFVIGMFVGLGTEHVIANFSLVNIVGFSADPLPEFFTASHIAINWTLVWLGNFVGGGVLIGLVYAWLNDTKALYRD; encoded by the coding sequence ATGAGCCTCAACGACACCGCAGATGCGATGGTTGCCAAGAAAACGCAGTTGCTGGAACAACAATTCGGCCGTTATGCGATGCGAAGTGTCCTGGCCGGGGTTTATTTGACGCTTGGCACCGCATTCTCGGCGGTGATGGCCCAACGGGTAGAAAACTTAGCGCCAGGCCTAGGCGGGCCCGTATTTGCGATGTTCTTCTTTATCGGTCTTGCCACCATAGTGTTATTGGGCGCGGAATTAGCCACCGGCAACATGATGTACATGGTCTACGGGCTGTATCGCAAAACCGTGGCGGCACCGGTGGCGGTGAAGCTTCTTGTGGTCTGTACTGTATTCAATCTGGTGGGGGCGTTATTGGTGGGCTTCGCCCTTGGCTTTGCGGAGGCGTTTTCTGCCGTGACTGATTCCTCTTTTGTGTCGACACTGATTAATAAAAAGCTTCATAAAGATCCGATGGGTTTATTCGTGGAAGGAATCGTGGCGAACTTCGTGGTCAACATGGGCATGGTCGGGGTGGCTGTGTTAAAGGACTACACGGCGAAGTTCTTCATGTTGATGTTCGTGATCGGCATGTTCGTTGGCTTAGGTACTGAGCACGTCATCGCCAATTTTTCCCTCGTTAATATTGTCGGATTCAGTGCCGATCCGCTGCCGGAGTTTTTCACGGCGTCCCATATCGCTATCAACTGGACGTTGGTGTGGTTGGGTAACTTCGTGGGCGGTGGTGTGCTCATTGGCTTGGTGTATGCGTGGCTGAATGACACCAAAGCGCTGTATCGCGATTAA
- the secY gene encoding preprotein translocase subunit SecY: MSAILQAFKDVDLRKKILISIALIILYRIGAQIPSPGVDYASISDRIRHLTSDSSSVYSLINLFSGGALLQLSIFAIGVMPYITASIIVQLLTVVIPRFEELKKEGQTGQAKMDQYTRYLTLALALLQSAGIVALADREQLLGQGVPVLVKDRTIFDLILLVLVMSAGAVLVMWLGELITERGVGNGMSLLIFAGIATRLPADGANILSGSGGLVFTGVLIAVIILVVGVVFVEQGQRRIPVQYAKRMVGRRQYGGTSTYLPLKVNQGGVIPVIFASSLIYMPVLITQIVNSSSAEVPDNWWQRNVIQYLQTPSSWQYIVLYFALIIFFSYFYVSVQYDPNEQAENMKKYGGFIPGIRPGRPTAEYLSFVMNRLLFVGSLYLGIIAVLPNIMLELGVNAQAGATPFGGTAILIMVSVALTTVKQIESQLLQSNYEGLLK, encoded by the coding sequence GTGTCCGCCATTCTTCAGGCATTTAAGGATGTGGATCTACGCAAGAAGATTTTGATCTCCATTGCGTTGATCATTCTCTATCGCATCGGTGCCCAAATCCCGTCCCCGGGCGTTGACTACGCGTCGATTTCCGACCGTATTCGGCACCTTACGTCAGATTCTTCCAGCGTCTATTCGCTGATTAACCTGTTTTCCGGTGGTGCGTTACTGCAATTATCCATTTTTGCCATCGGCGTGATGCCTTATATCACGGCCTCCATTATTGTCCAGCTGCTTACCGTGGTTATCCCACGTTTTGAGGAGCTGAAAAAGGAGGGGCAGACCGGCCAGGCCAAGATGGATCAATACACGCGCTATCTCACGTTGGCGCTTGCTTTGTTGCAGTCCGCAGGTATCGTGGCGCTAGCCGACCGGGAGCAACTATTAGGTCAGGGTGTTCCGGTTTTGGTTAAAGATCGCACCATCTTCGATCTGATTTTGTTGGTTCTGGTTATGTCCGCAGGTGCGGTTTTGGTGATGTGGCTTGGTGAGCTCATTACCGAACGCGGTGTAGGTAACGGAATGTCCCTGCTGATTTTTGCAGGTATCGCTACTCGGCTGCCTGCTGATGGTGCAAACATCCTCTCCGGTTCCGGTGGGCTGGTGTTTACCGGTGTGCTTATCGCGGTTATCATCCTGGTTGTTGGCGTGGTCTTCGTTGAACAAGGGCAACGCCGTATTCCGGTTCAGTATGCCAAGCGCATGGTGGGGCGTCGTCAGTATGGTGGCACCTCCACCTACCTGCCGCTGAAGGTCAACCAGGGTGGTGTTATCCCAGTCATCTTCGCATCCTCGCTGATCTACATGCCAGTGCTGATCACCCAAATCGTGAATTCTTCCTCCGCAGAGGTTCCTGACAACTGGTGGCAGCGCAATGTCATTCAGTATTTGCAAACCCCATCTTCGTGGCAGTACATCGTTTTGTACTTCGCGTTGATCATCTTCTTCTCCTACTTCTACGTATCGGTACAGTACGATCCGAACGAGCAGGCTGAAAATATGAAGAAATACGGCGGTTTCATTCCAGGTATCCGCCCGGGTCGCCCCACGGCAGAATATTTAAGTTTTGTCATGAACCGCCTGTTGTTCGTCGGTTCCCTGTATCTTGGAATTATCGCTGTACTACCTAACATCATGTTGGAACTCGGCGTTAACGCCCAAGCGGGAGCAACGCCGTTTGGTGGTACCGCGATTCTGATTATGGTTTCGGTTGCTTTGACCACGGTAAAGCAGATCGAATCCCAGCTCCTGCAAAGTAATTACGAAGGACTTCTGAAGTAA
- a CDS encoding adenylate kinase, which yields MRLVLLGPPGAGKGTQAAILSEKLGIPHISTGDLFRANIGEGTPLGVEAQQYLDAGKLVPTDVTARMVKARLKEDDARDGFLLDGFPRTVEQAEILEDFMKEFGTELNGVVNFQVSEDVVVERMLARGRADDNEETIRTRLQVYRDETAPLIDHYGDEIIAIKAEGTVEEINARTLEALGK from the coding sequence ATGCGACTCGTTCTCCTCGGCCCTCCCGGTGCGGGCAAGGGCACCCAGGCTGCCATCCTTTCTGAAAAACTCGGCATTCCCCACATTTCCACCGGTGATTTATTCCGGGCGAATATTGGTGAAGGCACCCCTTTGGGGGTAGAGGCACAGCAATACCTCGACGCCGGAAAATTGGTCCCTACCGATGTGACTGCACGGATGGTGAAGGCACGCCTTAAAGAGGATGACGCTCGCGATGGTTTCCTGCTTGATGGTTTCCCACGCACGGTGGAGCAGGCAGAAATTCTGGAAGATTTCATGAAGGAATTCGGCACCGAATTGAACGGTGTGGTTAACTTCCAGGTTTCGGAAGACGTTGTAGTGGAGCGGATGTTGGCCCGCGGTCGGGCAGACGACAATGAGGAAACGATCCGCACTCGGCTGCAGGTTTACCGCGACGAAACGGCACCGCTTATCGACCACTACGGTGATGAGATCATCGCAATCAAGGCGGAAGGCACTGTAGAAGAAATCAACGCACGTACCCTTGAGGCATTGGGCAAGTAG
- the map gene encoding type I methionyl aminopeptidase: protein MGFRKRRKAIAAKTPAELDAMQAAGEIVGKALQAVGAAAKPGVSTGELDEVAETVIRELGATPTFKGYEGFPASICASINDEIVHGIPSKNRILKDGDLVSIDCGATYEGWVGDSALSFGIGTLSPAAQALNEATEWVLSEGLKAMVPGNRLTDVSYALEVATRAAETRWGITLGIVDGYGGHGIGRTMHEEPWLPNEGKPGKGPMIQEGSVLAIEPMLTLGSVDSIVLDDDWTVVTDDGSLAAHWEHTVAATSTGPRILTPRK, encoded by the coding sequence ATGGGGTTTCGGAAACGTCGAAAAGCAATAGCAGCTAAAACGCCGGCAGAATTAGACGCCATGCAGGCGGCGGGTGAGATCGTTGGTAAGGCATTACAAGCGGTTGGTGCGGCGGCTAAACCAGGAGTGAGCACCGGTGAGTTGGATGAAGTTGCCGAAACAGTCATCCGGGAGCTTGGGGCAACCCCAACGTTTAAAGGTTACGAGGGGTTCCCCGCCTCAATCTGCGCCTCTATAAACGACGAAATTGTCCACGGTATTCCTAGCAAGAACCGCATTCTCAAAGACGGAGACCTGGTATCTATTGACTGCGGCGCCACCTATGAAGGCTGGGTGGGCGATTCTGCATTAAGCTTCGGGATCGGAACTTTAAGTCCAGCGGCTCAAGCTCTCAATGAAGCCACCGAGTGGGTACTATCGGAGGGGCTTAAAGCTATGGTTCCTGGTAACCGCTTGACAGATGTATCGTACGCGTTAGAGGTGGCTACCCGAGCCGCCGAGACCCGGTGGGGTATTACACTTGGCATTGTTGACGGTTACGGTGGGCACGGAATCGGCCGGACCATGCATGAAGAACCGTGGTTACCCAATGAAGGAAAACCTGGCAAGGGCCCAATGATCCAGGAAGGGTCAGTGCTTGCCATCGAGCCTATGCTCACGTTAGGCAGCGTCGATTCCATAGTGCTTGACGACGACTGGACGGTGGTCACCGATGACGGTTCGCTTGCCGCCCACTGGGAACACACAGTTGCGGCAACCTCCACTGGCCCACGAATTTTAACGCCACGCAAGTAA
- a CDS encoding L,D-transpeptidase: MSFKPRALSALRRFSKAAAIAVSITAVTVTSPAVASAQMIPGVPSSSDLTAKLHEDVWNARNHLHSEAERVLDPQSAQNAKNAVDGVTNAVAPGMIDQKNREAEEARMRAEAQRLEQARANFDYGPCPKHAAACIDLNKQRTWLQKNGVVWGGERPMSSGAPGWETPKGTHRVNRKVKDEISREFNNAPMPYSVYFTHNGIAFHEGDVDLWSHGCIHLNHNDAVQYFNELKPGDIVYVY; encoded by the coding sequence ATGTCTTTTAAGCCTCGCGCGCTCTCCGCACTCCGTCGCTTTTCTAAAGCCGCCGCAATTGCTGTTTCCATCACCGCTGTTACAGTTACATCCCCAGCTGTCGCCTCTGCTCAGATGATCCCGGGTGTACCAAGCTCTTCGGATCTAACCGCGAAACTTCATGAAGACGTATGGAACGCCCGCAATCACTTGCATTCAGAAGCTGAACGTGTGCTTGACCCACAATCTGCTCAAAATGCCAAAAATGCGGTTGACGGTGTCACTAACGCAGTTGCGCCAGGAATGATCGATCAAAAGAACCGGGAAGCAGAAGAAGCCCGGATGCGTGCTGAGGCACAACGCTTAGAACAAGCCCGCGCCAACTTCGATTACGGTCCGTGCCCGAAGCATGCCGCTGCATGTATTGACCTTAACAAACAGCGCACTTGGCTACAGAAAAACGGTGTTGTATGGGGTGGCGAGCGGCCTATGTCCTCTGGCGCACCTGGTTGGGAAACCCCGAAGGGCACCCACCGGGTGAATCGTAAAGTCAAGGACGAAATCTCGCGTGAATTCAATAACGCTCCTATGCCATACTCGGTGTACTTCACCCACAATGGCATCGCGTTCCATGAGGGTGACGTTGACCTGTGGTCGCACGGTTGCATTCACCTCAACCATAACGATGCGGTGCAATACTTCAACGAATTAAAGCCGGGCGACATCGTTTACGTGTACTAA
- the infA gene encoding translation initiation factor IF-1, whose product MAKKEGAIEVEGRVVEPLPNTMFRVEMDNGHEVLAHISGKMRQHNIRILPEDRVVVELSPYDLTRGRIVYRYK is encoded by the coding sequence ATGGCTAAAAAGGAAGGCGCCATTGAGGTCGAGGGTCGCGTTGTCGAACCCTTGCCAAACACTATGTTCCGAGTCGAAATGGACAACGGACACGAAGTTCTTGCGCACATCAGTGGCAAGATGCGCCAACACAACATCCGTATTCTGCCTGAGGATCGCGTTGTAGTGGAATTGTCCCCCTACGATTTGACCCGCGGCCGCATCGTTTACCGCTACAAATAA
- the rpsM gene encoding 30S ribosomal protein S13: MARLAGVDLPRNKRMEVALTYIYGIGPARAAQLLKETGISPDLRTDNLTDEQIAALRDVIEATWKVEGDLRRQVQADIRRKIEIGCYQGLRHRRGLPVRGQRTKTNARTRKGPKKTIAGKKK, encoded by the coding sequence ATGGCACGTCTTGCTGGTGTTGATCTTCCACGCAATAAGCGCATGGAAGTCGCACTCACTTACATCTACGGCATCGGGCCAGCCCGTGCCGCACAGCTGCTCAAGGAGACCGGCATTTCCCCGGACCTGCGCACTGATAACTTGACCGACGAGCAGATCGCTGCTTTGCGTGACGTCATCGAAGCAACCTGGAAGGTCGAGGGTGACCTCCGCCGCCAGGTTCAGGCTGACATCCGCCGCAAGATCGAAATCGGCTGCTACCAGGGTCTGCGCCATCGTCGTGGCCTGCCTGTTCGCGGCCAGCGCACCAAGACCAATGCGCGTACACGCAAGGGTCCGAAGAAGACCATCGCCGGAAAGAAGAAGTAA
- the rpsK gene encoding 30S ribosomal protein S11, whose translation MPPKARSSARRTGRRVVKKNVAQGHAYIKSTFNNTIVTITDPAGAVISWASSGHVGFKGSRKSTPFAAQLAAENAARKAMDHGMKQVEVFVKGPGSGRETAIRSLQAAGLEVTKISDVTPQPFNGCRPPKRRRV comes from the coding sequence ATGCCTCCTAAAGCACGCTCTAGCGCACGCCGCACTGGCCGTCGCGTTGTAAAGAAGAACGTGGCTCAAGGCCACGCTTACATCAAGTCCACCTTCAACAACACCATCGTGACCATCACTGATCCAGCTGGTGCTGTTATCTCCTGGGCATCCTCCGGCCACGTTGGCTTCAAGGGTTCTAGGAAGTCCACCCCATTCGCCGCACAGCTTGCTGCTGAAAACGCTGCTCGCAAGGCAATGGATCATGGCATGAAGCAGGTTGAAGTTTTTGTTAAAGGTCCAGGTTCGGGCCGCGAGACCGCTATCCGTTCCCTCCAGGCTGCTGGCCTAGAGGTCACCAAGATTTCGGATGTGACCCCACAGCCATTCAACGGCTGCCGTCCACCGAAGCGTCGTCGCGTTTAA
- the rpsD gene encoding 30S ribosomal protein S4 → MARYTGPVTRKSRRLRVDLVGGDKAFERRPYPPGQAGRNRIKESEYLLQLQEKQKAKYTYGVLEKQFRRYYAEANRLPGKTGENLVILLESRLDNVVYRAGLARTRRQARQLVSHGHFLVNGKKVNVPSFRVSQYDIIDVREKSQKMVWFEEAQENLTDAIVPAWLQVVPANLRILVHQLPERAQIDIPLNEQLIVELYSK, encoded by the coding sequence ATGGCACGTTATACCGGTCCAGTAACCCGTAAGTCCCGCCGCCTCCGCGTCGACTTGGTCGGCGGAGACAAGGCATTCGAGCGCCGTCCATACCCACCAGGGCAGGCTGGCCGCAACCGCATCAAAGAATCTGAGTACTTGCTCCAGCTTCAGGAGAAGCAGAAGGCAAAGTACACCTACGGCGTTCTGGAAAAGCAGTTCCGTCGTTACTACGCTGAGGCTAACCGCCTGCCAGGCAAGACCGGTGAAAACCTGGTTATCCTGCTGGAATCCCGCCTCGACAATGTTGTTTACCGCGCTGGCCTGGCACGCACTCGTCGTCAAGCACGCCAGTTGGTCTCCCACGGACACTTCCTGGTAAACGGCAAGAAGGTTAATGTACCTTCCTTCCGTGTTTCCCAGTACGACATCATCGACGTTCGCGAGAAGTCGCAGAAGATGGTGTGGTTTGAAGAAGCACAGGAGAACCTGACCGACGCAATCGTACCTGCATGGCTTCAGGTTGTTCCCGCTAACTTGCGCATCCTCGTGCATCAGCTGCCCGAGCGCGCTCAGATCGACATTCCGCTCAACGAGCAGCTTATCGTCGAGCTTTACTCCAAGTAA
- a CDS encoding DNA-directed RNA polymerase subunit alpha — translation MLISQRPVLTEEFVSEARSKFVIEPLEPGFGYTLGNSLRRTLLSSIPGAAVTSVKIDGVLHEFTTITGVKEDVSDILLNIKGLVISSDSDEPVVMYLRAEGPGVVTAGSIEPPAGVEIHNPDMHIATLNEQGRLEIEMVVERGRGYVPATTFSGTTEIGRIPVDQIYSPVLKVSYKVEATRVEQRTDFDKLIIDVETKNSIAPRDALASAGKTLVELFGLARELNTAAEGIEIGPSQQETEYIAAYSMPIEDLRFSVRSYNCLKRQEIHTVGELAECTESDLLDIRNFGQKSINEVKIKLAGLGLTLKDAPEDFDPTQLEGYDAETGDYIDTDPDDNE, via the coding sequence ATGCTCATTTCACAGCGCCCAGTCCTTACCGAGGAATTCGTATCCGAGGCTCGTTCCAAGTTCGTCATCGAACCGTTGGAGCCAGGTTTCGGCTACACCCTCGGTAACTCATTGCGCCGTACCCTGCTGTCCTCCATCCCCGGTGCAGCAGTTACCAGCGTAAAGATTGATGGTGTTCTCCATGAGTTCACCACCATTACAGGTGTTAAAGAAGATGTTTCCGACATCCTTCTAAACATCAAGGGCTTGGTCATTTCTTCCGACTCCGACGAGCCGGTTGTTATGTACCTGCGCGCCGAAGGCCCCGGCGTTGTCACCGCTGGCAGCATTGAGCCACCAGCTGGTGTGGAAATCCACAACCCGGATATGCACATCGCAACCCTCAATGAGCAGGGTCGCCTGGAGATCGAAATGGTTGTTGAACGCGGCCGTGGCTACGTTCCCGCCACCACTTTCTCCGGCACCACTGAGATCGGTCGCATCCCAGTTGACCAGATCTACTCCCCAGTGCTGAAGGTCAGCTACAAGGTCGAAGCTACTCGTGTTGAGCAGCGCACCGACTTTGACAAGCTCATTATCGACGTGGAGACCAAAAACTCCATCGCACCGCGTGACGCCCTGGCATCTGCTGGCAAAACCCTCGTTGAACTGTTCGGCCTCGCACGTGAGCTGAACACCGCCGCTGAAGGCATCGAAATCGGCCCTTCCCAACAGGAAACCGAATACATCGCCGCCTACAGCATGCCAATCGAAGACCTGCGCTTCTCGGTTCGTTCCTACAACTGCCTGAAGCGTCAAGAGATTCACACCGTTGGCGAACTTGCCGAATGCACCGAGTCCGACCTGTTGGACATCCGCAACTTCGGCCAGAAGTCCATCAACGAGGTCAAGATCAAGCTCGCCGGCTTGGGTCTTACTTTGAAGGATGCGCCTGAAGATTTCGATCCGACTCAGCTTGAAGGTTACGACGCCGAAACCGGCGACTACATCGACACTGATCCGGACGACAACGAGTAA
- the rplQ gene encoding 50S ribosomal protein L17 encodes MPTPKKGARLGGSASHQKHILSNLAQQLFTHGAIKTTDAKAKMLRPYAEKLITKAKAGTLADRRNVLKLIANKEVVAHLFDELAPKFENREGGYTRIIKLENRKGDNAPMSQISLVLEETVSAEATRAARAAASKAAEDKAEEAPAAEEAKVEETEATDAEETTEEAKASDSEETTEEK; translated from the coding sequence ATGCCTACCCCAAAGAAGGGCGCCCGTCTCGGCGGTTCCGCGAGCCACCAGAAGCACATTCTGTCTAACCTCGCGCAACAGCTGTTCACCCACGGCGCTATCAAAACCACCGACGCAAAAGCTAAGATGCTGCGTCCATACGCTGAGAAGCTCATCACCAAAGCGAAGGCTGGCACCCTTGCCGACCGCCGCAACGTGCTGAAGCTGATCGCCAACAAGGAAGTTGTTGCTCACCTTTTCGACGAGCTCGCTCCTAAGTTTGAAAACCGTGAGGGTGGCTACACCCGCATCATCAAACTGGAAAACCGCAAGGGTGACAACGCTCCAATGAGCCAGATCTCCCTGGTTCTCGAAGAGACCGTTTCCGCCGAAGCTACCCGCGCCGCACGCGCAGCCGCATCCAAGGCTGCCGAAGACAAGGCCGAGGAAGCTCCAGCAGCCGAAGAAGCAAAGGTCGAAGAAACCGAAGCTACCGACGCTGAGGAAACCACCGAAGAAGCCAAGGCTTCCGATTCCGAGGAAACCACCGAAGAGAAGTAA